In a genomic window of Myxococcus fulvus:
- a CDS encoding type II secretion system F family protein, whose protein sequence is MLVGSSALLFAGAVGFLGIGLYQVLLERFLSEVRDESQGGMKGFGSVAIRRLGAMNRRFIWPSYEAKARRNLIKAGEPQGYKPEDIMALQEVSAVVGLLMGLFMLNGLGQNLVWSLLFLLFGMYYPILWLNDQVKKRHLLISRALPYNLDLLTLSVEAGLDFTAALAKVVEKGKAGPLREELQLVLKQLKMGKTREEGLKSMIMRVDLPSLTTFVTALIQADKMGTSLGKVLRIQSTQMRIDRTQRAEKLAGEAPVKMLFPLIACIFPTVFMVLFGPIVFQFFFGELA, encoded by the coding sequence GTGTTGGTCGGAAGCTCGGCGCTGCTCTTCGCAGGCGCGGTGGGCTTCCTCGGAATCGGTCTGTACCAGGTGCTCCTCGAGCGCTTCCTGTCGGAGGTGCGCGACGAGTCCCAGGGTGGCATGAAGGGCTTCGGCTCGGTGGCCATCCGCCGGCTGGGCGCCATGAACCGCCGGTTCATCTGGCCCAGCTACGAGGCGAAGGCGCGCCGCAACCTCATCAAGGCCGGTGAGCCCCAGGGCTACAAGCCCGAGGACATCATGGCGCTGCAGGAAGTCAGCGCCGTCGTCGGCCTGCTGATGGGCCTGTTCATGCTCAACGGCCTGGGCCAGAACCTGGTCTGGTCGCTGCTGTTCCTGCTCTTCGGCATGTACTACCCGATTCTGTGGCTGAACGACCAGGTGAAGAAGCGCCACCTGCTCATCAGCCGCGCGCTGCCCTACAACCTGGACCTCCTGACGCTGTCCGTAGAGGCCGGTCTGGACTTCACCGCGGCGCTGGCGAAGGTGGTGGAGAAGGGCAAGGCGGGCCCGCTGCGCGAGGAGCTTCAGCTGGTGCTCAAGCAGCTGAAGATGGGCAAGACGCGCGAAGAAGGCCTCAAGAGCATGATCATGCGCGTGGACCTGCCGTCGCTGACGACGTTCGTCACGGCGCTCATCCAGGCGGACAAGATGGGTACGAGCCTGGGCAAGGTGCTGCGCATCCAGTCCACGCAGATGCGCATCGACCGCACGCAGCGCGCGGAGAAGCTGGCCGGCGAGGCGCCGGTGAAGATGCTCTTCCCGCTCATCGCCTGCATCTTCCCGACGGTGTTCATGGTCCTCTTCGGACCCATCGTGTTCCAGTTCTTCTTCGGTGAGCTCGCGTAG
- a CDS encoding zf-HC2 domain-containing protein, translated as MKPQNLHAHEDRLLDFAYGELSTTEAQAVESHLQGCVRCTQALDDIRGVRVTMSQLSEEPAPDAGLESLLAYAQQSARRAAAGPEPKPSRWRRWFLPVVGLASVGTLGIVSFMAVSPELTRPNLRQVEAQVKKAEPTSVDASPPPTAGMAPAPAAAAAAYADSAPVVDGEAGLAEAQLMQETRERNEFGEGQNQVARRAEDWDQNGSGGGIGSVSPREASRSKSKGAPSLPVTSKPAPKALEKRAPASDELEAPQGKVARREPLRLGGSSTAKKESRADLDDESSAGVAWEEAEGAPAMESAAEPLPQAVVAQPPPAPPKDDSAIERSLASRAAPAPTKPQEEALVMPPKSPKAASAAPEAAKEDKARGPSVRELSLKAEAAFREGDRAREAGLLSLALNAGASGTERMGLLNRLCDAELALGRRREGLAACRQVIQESPGSSAAQAARRRLSREAESVETLAEPAQPAP; from the coding sequence ATGAAGCCGCAGAACCTCCATGCTCACGAGGACCGGCTCCTCGACTTCGCCTACGGCGAGCTCTCCACGACCGAGGCCCAGGCGGTGGAGTCCCACCTGCAGGGCTGCGTGCGCTGCACCCAGGCGCTGGACGACATCCGTGGCGTGCGCGTCACCATGTCGCAGCTCTCCGAGGAGCCAGCGCCCGACGCGGGCCTGGAGTCGCTGCTGGCCTACGCGCAGCAGTCCGCGCGCCGGGCCGCGGCGGGCCCCGAGCCGAAGCCGTCCCGGTGGCGTCGCTGGTTCTTGCCCGTCGTGGGGCTCGCGTCGGTGGGCACGCTGGGCATCGTCTCGTTCATGGCCGTCTCGCCCGAGCTGACCCGCCCCAACCTGAGGCAGGTGGAGGCCCAGGTGAAGAAGGCGGAGCCCACCTCCGTGGACGCCTCTCCGCCGCCCACCGCGGGCATGGCCCCGGCTCCGGCCGCGGCGGCCGCCGCGTACGCGGACTCGGCACCGGTCGTCGATGGGGAGGCCGGGCTGGCGGAGGCCCAGCTCATGCAGGAGACCCGGGAGCGCAACGAGTTCGGTGAGGGGCAGAACCAGGTGGCCCGCCGCGCCGAGGACTGGGACCAGAACGGCAGCGGGGGGGGAATCGGCTCGGTGAGCCCCCGCGAGGCGTCCAGGTCCAAGTCGAAGGGCGCCCCCTCGCTCCCCGTCACGTCGAAGCCCGCGCCGAAGGCCCTGGAGAAGCGCGCCCCCGCGAGCGACGAGCTGGAGGCGCCGCAGGGGAAGGTGGCTCGCCGGGAGCCGCTTCGGCTCGGAGGCTCGAGCACGGCGAAGAAGGAGTCCCGCGCGGACCTGGACGACGAGTCGTCGGCGGGCGTCGCCTGGGAGGAGGCCGAAGGTGCCCCGGCGATGGAGTCCGCCGCGGAGCCGCTTCCCCAGGCTGTCGTCGCCCAGCCGCCGCCCGCACCGCCCAAGGATGATTCCGCCATCGAACGTTCGCTCGCCTCCAGGGCGGCTCCGGCGCCGACGAAGCCGCAGGAGGAGGCCCTGGTGATGCCGCCCAAGAGCCCCAAGGCCGCTTCGGCGGCTCCCGAGGCCGCGAAGGAGGACAAGGCTCGGGGCCCCTCCGTCCGGGAGCTGTCCCTCAAGGCCGAAGCCGCGTTCCGGGAAGGGGACCGGGCCCGGGAGGCGGGTCTTTTGAGCCTCGCCTTGAACGCCGGGGCGTCCGGGACGGAGCGCATGGGCCTGCTCAACCGGCTGTGCGATGCCGAGCTCGCGCTGGGACGCCGACGCGAGGGGTTGGCCGCGTGTCGGCAGGTGATCCAGGAATCCCCGGGTTCCAGCGCCGCGCAGGCGGCCCGACGACGCCTGAGTCGCGAGGCCGAATCGGTCGAAACCCTCGCCGAACCCGCCCAACCCGCGCCGTAA
- a CDS encoding type II secretion system F family protein — MLAGIVLLLVTGSVFFFSLVIFSVLSKAYEQYQERYVAKSMNDLSDMFLFIDARQMLVLNIASMCLLGILSYIIFNPILAVIATVFGFFLPMIMVKHYRKRRIKKFNVQLVDALQAMANAFKAGLTFPQAIEHVAREAMPPLSQEFGLFVKEVKLGVPLEEALINMGRRVGSDDLELVVVSTNIARQLGGNMAEMFETISMVIRERFRLEGKIDALTSQGKLQGWIVAAMPGVLGMVLNYMRPDLMEPMMNHYFGWILVVLIAIMEVMGILIIRRIVNIDI, encoded by the coding sequence ATGCTCGCAGGAATCGTCCTCCTCCTCGTCACCGGCTCGGTCTTCTTCTTCAGCCTGGTGATCTTCAGCGTCCTCTCGAAGGCGTACGAGCAGTACCAGGAGCGCTACGTCGCCAAGTCGATGAACGACTTGAGCGACATGTTCCTGTTCATCGACGCGCGGCAGATGTTGGTCCTCAACATCGCCAGCATGTGCTTGCTGGGCATCCTGTCGTACATCATCTTCAACCCCATCCTGGCGGTCATCGCCACGGTCTTCGGCTTCTTCCTGCCGATGATCATGGTCAAGCACTACCGCAAGCGGCGCATCAAGAAGTTCAACGTCCAGCTGGTGGACGCGCTGCAGGCGATGGCGAACGCGTTCAAGGCCGGCCTCACCTTCCCGCAGGCCATCGAGCACGTGGCGCGCGAGGCGATGCCTCCGCTGTCGCAGGAGTTCGGCCTGTTCGTGAAGGAAGTGAAGCTGGGCGTGCCGTTGGAGGAGGCGCTCATCAACATGGGCCGCCGGGTGGGCAGCGATGACCTGGAGCTGGTGGTGGTGTCCACCAACATCGCGCGCCAGCTGGGCGGCAACATGGCGGAGATGTTCGAGACCATCTCCATGGTGATTCGCGAGCGCTTCCGCCTGGAAGGCAAGATCGACGCGCTCACCTCGCAGGGCAAGCTGCAGGGGTGGATCGTCGCCGCCATGCCGGGCGTGCTCGGCATGGTGCTCAACTACATGCGGCCGGACCTGATGGAGCCCATGATGAACCACTACTTCGGGTGGATCCTCGTGGTGCTGATCGCCATCATGGAAGTGATGGGCATCCTCATCATCCGGCGCATCGTCAACATCGACATTTGA
- a CDS encoding TadE/TadG family type IV pilus assembly protein: MGMEQEERPRKASGRQSGQAAVEAAMIMPLAVFMTLGIIQLTLIQHAKLMTEYAAYQAARAGVVWNGNNERMHDAAIIALLPTLGRTDDIGNLAKTFAIHQLYDSAMRTLNFGGGVVPRTVNGSNLFGLIRVDTINPAYFTPINTIWKLRNGYNWKELDFDGADSFPEVPALENNIRKFFNLPEPDDSELVYRKATRLTIRLRYFYEMKVPFANWIIFTSWYASNAQVALRGAIDRATLAPRANMMSDGGNLSALSAMARGIDHEQGYNSLYPAEMWVLWGLATGSIPLVSGLVGKRYFMPLTATYTMRMQSNFHYKWIMHLNPDWGL, encoded by the coding sequence ATGGGAATGGAACAGGAAGAGCGGCCGCGAAAGGCGTCGGGCCGTCAATCCGGGCAGGCGGCGGTCGAAGCGGCGATGATCATGCCGCTCGCGGTCTTCATGACGCTGGGCATCATCCAGCTGACGCTGATTCAGCACGCGAAGCTGATGACCGAGTACGCCGCCTACCAGGCCGCGCGCGCCGGCGTCGTGTGGAACGGCAACAACGAGCGCATGCACGACGCGGCCATCATCGCGCTGCTGCCGACGCTGGGCCGCACGGACGACATCGGCAACCTGGCGAAGACCTTCGCCATCCACCAGCTCTACGATTCGGCGATGCGCACGCTGAACTTCGGCGGCGGCGTGGTGCCTCGCACGGTGAACGGCTCGAACCTGTTCGGCCTCATCCGCGTGGACACCATCAACCCGGCGTACTTCACGCCCATCAACACCATCTGGAAGCTGCGCAACGGCTACAACTGGAAGGAGCTCGACTTCGACGGAGCGGACAGCTTCCCCGAGGTGCCGGCGCTGGAGAACAACATCCGCAAGTTCTTCAACCTGCCGGAGCCGGATGACTCGGAGCTCGTCTACCGCAAGGCCACGCGGCTCACCATCCGCCTGCGCTACTTCTACGAGATGAAGGTCCCGTTCGCGAACTGGATCATCTTCACGTCGTGGTACGCCTCCAACGCCCAGGTGGCCCTGCGCGGCGCCATCGACCGCGCGACGCTCGCGCCCAGGGCCAACATGATGTCGGACGGCGGCAATCTGTCGGCCCTGTCCGCCATGGCCCGGGGCATCGACCACGAGCAGGGCTACAACTCCTTGTACCCGGCGGAGATGTGGGTCCTCTGGGGCCTGGCCACCGGCAGCATCCCGCTCGTGTCGGGCCTCGTGGGCAAGCGCTACTTCATGCCGCTGACGGCCACGTACACGATGCGCATGCAGTCCAACTTCCACTACAAGTGGATCATGCACCTCAACCCCGACTGGGGCCTGTAA
- a CDS encoding TadE/TadG family type IV pilus assembly protein yields MFTRILRQSFKRQEGQALILAALMVLVMSIAVLTTVNIGHTVHERVRLQNTADAAAYSMAAMEARAFNFYAYANRTQVSHYVSAMMWHSLISVIYSAEAFFTDLYGFMKTLNPCAGKRKLLWEVLCPIIEAIPYVGQVIKAINKIITLYKTAFLQPLQNILRGANPDKWLGKYMIPAHRVLNGAMYFMSQAVMMSASTHVTQTTQGVLDANDTKLNSLASQLATGIYSQCLFSQAHNEHSGGKPLNPGSWKNPFGALDVTKYKANDDIARAKRSMGGITNATRYACDHEGGICPERFTTSRELGDILPLPDALGFLRDMLNNGVNAPGLLEFKKMGQTRMLSATFPTSKTIMDSRNYIRDWNDNLSPWGMTAQGDNMGADDLYWLKLGPAEVDVVVGKADNPLSCNNKDPYTRCFGDNRKGLNDKGGIKLPYRHTMKPSVWALNDKDTGSVKGGVHWRVHYPNNSEGWRNHKAPSGPERQVGVHREKVCVLELLKGCWFKVDVYTANVRPAQDGNHPWGGVTPFMHFEPGQYAGSVCNPMANANNKALAKREFDFNQPSAWVALNKSPEDVVNKDNADGTGTNAPALLNDEGKVKFSFTPDSEGLEMLNNRKKFLSLTEGLNVISRGQSYYHRPGNWTEQPNFFNPYWRPRLASVYQGRNQLPVVGSMLDALPSALQGFAPKVMTH; encoded by the coding sequence ATGTTCACTCGAATCCTCCGACAGAGCTTCAAGCGCCAGGAAGGTCAGGCGCTCATCCTGGCCGCCTTGATGGTGCTGGTGATGTCCATCGCCGTGCTGACCACGGTGAACATCGGCCACACCGTGCACGAGCGCGTGCGCCTGCAGAACACCGCGGACGCCGCCGCCTACTCCATGGCCGCCATGGAGGCTCGCGCGTTCAACTTCTACGCGTACGCCAACCGCACGCAGGTGTCCCACTACGTGTCGGCGATGATGTGGCACTCGCTCATCTCGGTCATCTACTCGGCCGAGGCGTTCTTCACGGACCTCTACGGGTTCATGAAGACGCTCAACCCGTGTGCCGGCAAACGCAAGCTGCTCTGGGAAGTGTTGTGCCCCATCATCGAGGCGATTCCGTACGTGGGGCAGGTCATCAAGGCCATCAACAAGATCATCACCCTGTACAAGACGGCCTTCCTGCAGCCGCTCCAGAACATCCTGAGGGGCGCCAACCCGGACAAGTGGTTGGGCAAGTACATGATTCCGGCGCATCGGGTGCTCAACGGCGCCATGTACTTCATGTCCCAGGCGGTGATGATGTCCGCGTCCACGCACGTGACGCAGACGACGCAGGGCGTGCTGGACGCGAACGACACGAAGCTCAACTCGCTGGCCAGCCAGCTGGCGACGGGCATCTACAGCCAGTGCCTCTTCAGCCAGGCCCACAACGAGCACTCGGGCGGCAAGCCGCTGAACCCGGGCTCGTGGAAGAACCCCTTCGGCGCGCTGGACGTGACGAAGTACAAAGCCAACGACGACATCGCCCGCGCCAAGCGCTCCATGGGCGGCATCACCAACGCGACGCGCTACGCGTGTGACCACGAGGGCGGCATCTGCCCCGAGCGCTTCACCACCTCGCGCGAGCTGGGCGACATCCTGCCGCTGCCGGACGCGCTCGGGTTCCTGCGCGACATGCTCAACAACGGCGTGAACGCTCCGGGCCTGCTGGAGTTCAAGAAGATGGGGCAGACGCGCATGCTGTCCGCGACGTTCCCCACGTCGAAGACCATCATGGATTCGCGCAACTACATCCGTGACTGGAACGACAACCTGAGCCCCTGGGGCATGACGGCGCAGGGCGACAACATGGGCGCCGACGACCTGTACTGGCTCAAGCTGGGCCCCGCCGAGGTCGACGTGGTCGTGGGCAAGGCGGACAACCCGCTGTCCTGCAACAACAAGGACCCGTACACGCGCTGCTTCGGTGACAATCGCAAGGGCCTCAACGACAAGGGCGGCATCAAGCTGCCGTACCGCCACACGATGAAGCCCAGCGTGTGGGCCCTGAACGACAAGGACACCGGCTCGGTGAAGGGCGGCGTCCACTGGCGCGTGCACTACCCGAACAACAGCGAGGGCTGGCGCAACCACAAGGCCCCCAGCGGCCCGGAGCGCCAGGTCGGCGTGCACCGCGAGAAGGTCTGCGTGCTCGAGCTGCTCAAGGGGTGCTGGTTCAAGGTGGACGTCTACACGGCGAACGTGCGTCCGGCCCAGGACGGCAACCACCCGTGGGGTGGTGTCACGCCGTTCATGCACTTCGAGCCCGGTCAGTACGCCGGCAGCGTGTGCAACCCGATGGCGAACGCGAACAACAAGGCGCTGGCCAAGCGGGAGTTCGACTTCAACCAGCCGTCGGCCTGGGTGGCGCTGAACAAGTCGCCGGAGGACGTGGTCAACAAGGACAACGCGGACGGGACGGGCACCAACGCGCCCGCGCTCCTCAATGACGAGGGCAAGGTGAAGTTCTCCTTCACCCCGGACTCGGAGGGGCTGGAGATGCTCAACAACCGCAAGAAGTTCCTCAGCCTCACCGAGGGACTCAATGTCATCTCCCGCGGGCAGAGCTACTACCACCGCCCGGGCAACTGGACCGAGCAGCCCAACTTCTTCAACCCGTACTGGCGTCCGCGACTGGCGTCCGTGTACCAGGGGCGCAACCAGCTTCCGGTCGTCGGCAGCATGCTGGACGCGCTGCCCAGCGCGCTTCAGGGCTTCGCCCCGAAGGTCATGACGCACTGA
- a CDS encoding FHA domain-containing protein → MPILLSITKGLQEGRELVFEQAEVNIGRTSENDVVLHDHGVSRQHARIVLRDGQYYAEDIGSSNGTALNGSLLKGEKLLRDGDRIGVGPVEFTFLWVPPDGDVDATRPIRRVPPQPSVVLEQPDQEYLPTGELPAVAPVAPSSSNPPSGKRPLVAPAAPLPILPSLASLSELAPPASKRPSVPPVPPVLVPPPAPPQEDRTELNLAPVVVVPVLTSRPLPPPVLPREEHTEVLPPAGAHGAAMPPELPVEERTEVQLTLSPSLLGVPLAPPVEERTDVLLAAVSPPIATAMPPGLLEESIPEERTELALPTLAAVGLLDGPVDEDFTRPIVRPAKPAAALAPAVEDAPTLAPPPVTKAAPAPGATAADRARERRELARSRGGQLVLGWRGLSLPRKLLTGAVLLLVLGGVSVGLAAVFLPGGTGLGGSRVEPSSLGLEAVTDSFGLGEGVRWEHPDQKSFEFQFVAPTRAVALLHYQASGVSKEEVALVLNGVNLGWVPPDTTTTAERELEHILPASALKRGIVNTFAFDNVRNPPGSETWRVWNLRLEIIPVPELPPEQLLEQAREYASTGRRFFDSKGVGAENLFRAWQQFRFAWITLEALDTRPELYEDVRYQLSQVSSELDHQCAQLMLEFQRSVQFRSAKKARAALQEVSRRFPTTEHRCHNLAKEKAFEHEL, encoded by the coding sequence CTGCCGATTCTCCTCTCCATCACGAAGGGGCTCCAGGAAGGACGCGAGCTCGTCTTCGAGCAGGCCGAGGTCAATATCGGCCGCACCTCGGAGAACGACGTGGTGTTGCACGACCACGGCGTCTCCCGGCAGCACGCTCGCATCGTCCTTCGTGATGGGCAGTACTACGCCGAGGACATCGGCAGCTCCAACGGCACGGCGCTCAACGGCAGCCTGCTGAAGGGCGAGAAGCTGTTGCGCGACGGGGACCGCATCGGCGTGGGACCGGTGGAGTTCACCTTCCTCTGGGTTCCCCCGGACGGGGACGTGGACGCCACCCGCCCCATCCGCCGCGTCCCCCCGCAGCCCTCGGTGGTGCTGGAGCAGCCGGACCAGGAGTACCTGCCCACCGGAGAGCTCCCCGCCGTCGCCCCGGTGGCGCCGTCCTCGTCGAACCCGCCCAGCGGGAAGCGTCCGCTCGTGGCTCCCGCGGCGCCGCTCCCCATCCTGCCGTCCCTCGCGTCCCTGTCCGAGTTGGCGCCGCCCGCCTCGAAGCGCCCCTCCGTGCCGCCAGTGCCCCCGGTGCTGGTGCCTCCACCGGCGCCGCCGCAGGAGGACCGCACCGAGCTGAACCTGGCGCCGGTGGTGGTGGTCCCGGTCCTCACCTCGCGGCCCCTGCCGCCCCCCGTGCTCCCTCGGGAAGAGCACACCGAGGTCCTTCCTCCCGCTGGCGCCCATGGCGCCGCCATGCCCCCGGAGCTCCCCGTGGAGGAGCGCACCGAGGTGCAGCTGACCCTCTCGCCCTCCCTCCTGGGCGTGCCCCTGGCGCCCCCGGTGGAGGAGCGCACCGACGTGCTCCTGGCCGCGGTGTCGCCGCCCATCGCCACCGCCATGCCTCCGGGGTTGCTGGAGGAGTCCATCCCGGAGGAGCGCACGGAGCTGGCGCTGCCCACGCTCGCGGCGGTGGGGCTCCTGGACGGGCCCGTGGACGAGGACTTCACCCGTCCCATCGTCCGGCCCGCGAAGCCCGCCGCCGCGCTCGCCCCGGCTGTGGAGGATGCGCCGACGCTCGCGCCCCCGCCTGTCACCAAGGCCGCTCCCGCTCCCGGGGCCACCGCCGCGGACCGGGCGCGCGAGCGACGGGAGCTGGCCCGGAGCCGGGGAGGGCAGTTGGTGCTCGGGTGGCGCGGGCTGTCACTGCCCCGCAAGCTGCTGACGGGCGCGGTGCTGCTCCTGGTGCTGGGGGGCGTGTCGGTGGGGCTCGCCGCCGTGTTCCTGCCCGGAGGGACGGGCCTGGGGGGCTCTCGTGTGGAGCCCTCGAGCCTGGGCCTGGAGGCCGTGACGGACTCGTTCGGGCTGGGTGAGGGTGTGCGTTGGGAGCACCCGGACCAGAAGTCCTTCGAGTTCCAGTTCGTCGCGCCCACCCGCGCGGTGGCCCTGCTGCACTACCAGGCCAGCGGCGTGTCCAAGGAGGAGGTCGCCCTGGTGCTCAACGGGGTGAACCTGGGCTGGGTGCCACCGGATACCACCACCACCGCCGAGCGGGAGCTGGAGCACATCCTCCCCGCCAGCGCCCTCAAGCGCGGCATCGTCAACACCTTCGCCTTCGACAACGTCCGCAACCCCCCGGGCAGCGAGACGTGGCGGGTGTGGAACCTGCGGCTGGAAATCATCCCCGTGCCGGAATTGCCGCCCGAGCAGCTTTTGGAGCAGGCGCGCGAATATGCCTCGACGGGCCGGCGTTTCTTCGACTCGAAGGGGGTGGGGGCGGAGAACCTGTTCCGGGCCTGGCAGCAGTTCCGCTTCGCTTGGATTACCCTGGAGGCCCTGGACACGCGGCCGGAGCTGTACGAGGACGTCCGGTATCAGCTCTCCCAGGTCTCCTCCGAGCTGGACCACCAATGTGCCCAGCTCATGCTCGAATTCCAACGCAGTGTGCAGTTCCGCAGCGCGAAGAAGGCCCGGGCGGCTTTGCAGGAAGTCAGCAGGCGCTTCCCTACGACAGAGCATCGCTGCCACAATCTGGCCAAGGAAAAGGCGTTCGAGCACGAGCTGTAG
- a CDS encoding TadE/TadG family type IV pilus assembly protein has translation MSRKSFRRGAATVEFALSVPLLVMILMFSMYLTELVRAKLKLQEMARYAVWEMTSYTLSDFAKGNHDAAFEDARQETHTELVERFKDMDSVEPDGPVGTFIARYGNVQGTITNKEIPFLESGMLGGPGSSGEGGGLGAGVIGMLNQGAGSILNMWGFNNKGWVESEVTMNFDNVIIPRSYLDENSGQGGFFKSDTFGGRDLASLPMRSRYSMYANGWHLPDGGDAVVRDRRAGNHRSGSDPHGMHVQVGRMKFLGLTQALDGSVGSVLGFLGSFLPNFFGTYVVARNYGIDPQQKGNCNGLTAYDSAASSGLHAMRDLLDNDRPDCFDTAPFRDEMTYGDSNYIKLFQARGPHFMGCKKAMADDPSDPDANQEATKKDEQDQKIRCGDE, from the coding sequence ATGTCCCGCAAGAGTTTCCGACGCGGTGCCGCCACGGTCGAGTTCGCGCTCTCCGTGCCGCTCCTCGTCATGATTCTGATGTTCAGCATGTACCTGACGGAGTTGGTCCGGGCGAAGCTGAAGCTCCAGGAGATGGCGCGCTACGCCGTCTGGGAGATGACCAGCTACACCCTGTCCGACTTCGCCAAGGGCAACCACGACGCGGCCTTCGAGGACGCTCGCCAGGAGACGCACACGGAGTTGGTCGAGCGCTTCAAGGACATGGACTCCGTGGAGCCCGACGGTCCGGTGGGGACGTTCATCGCGCGCTACGGCAACGTGCAGGGCACCATCACCAACAAGGAGATTCCCTTCCTCGAGTCCGGGATGCTGGGCGGTCCTGGCAGCTCGGGTGAGGGCGGCGGCCTGGGCGCCGGGGTGATTGGCATGCTCAACCAGGGCGCCGGCTCCATCCTCAACATGTGGGGCTTCAACAACAAGGGATGGGTCGAGTCCGAAGTCACGATGAACTTCGACAACGTCATCATCCCGCGCAGCTACCTGGACGAAAACTCGGGGCAGGGCGGCTTCTTCAAGTCGGACACCTTCGGGGGGCGGGACCTGGCGAGCCTCCCCATGCGCTCGCGCTACTCCATGTACGCCAACGGCTGGCACCTGCCGGACGGCGGCGACGCGGTGGTGCGCGACCGGCGAGCGGGCAACCACCGCTCGGGCAGCGACCCGCACGGCATGCACGTCCAGGTGGGGCGGATGAAGTTCCTGGGCCTGACGCAGGCGCTGGATGGCAGCGTCGGCAGCGTGCTCGGCTTCCTGGGCAGCTTCCTGCCGAACTTCTTCGGCACCTATGTCGTCGCCCGCAACTACGGTATCGATCCCCAGCAGAAGGGGAACTGCAACGGCCTGACGGCGTACGACAGCGCGGCGAGCAGCGGTCTGCACGCGATGCGGGACCTGCTGGACAACGACCGGCCGGACTGCTTCGACACGGCTCCCTTCCGGGATGAGATGACGTATGGAGACAGCAACTACATCAAGCTGTTCCAGGCGCGCGGCCCGCACTTCATGGGCTGCAAGAAGGCCATGGCCGACGACCCGTCGGATCCAGACGCCAACCAAGAGGCGACGAAGAAGGATGAACAGGACCAGAAGATCCGGTGCGGTGACGAGTAG
- the cpaB gene encoding Flp pilus assembly protein CpaB yields the protein MLKGKTPLVVALVLGLLAGVIAYSAIKKKEADVRRGWNLVPVVVAAQDVPEGTVITFEMISQRSVPEQFVTSSVVRPDSASYVVNQKVLVALQAGDPLLWSQFETTKAAERLSSKVQKKMRAMTIEAKNTTSVGGWIRPNDHVDIIGTFRDPQTDENVGVTLLQNIIVVATGKITGTTNVNLIPEGQRDYNNVSLMVLPEEAEILVLAAELGALTLSLRNEDDVDLIEERGRATISTLLSGERTRVLEAKRREIIQIIKGSGDKAAAAGAQ from the coding sequence ATGCTGAAGGGCAAGACTCCGCTCGTCGTCGCGCTCGTGCTCGGCCTTCTCGCCGGCGTCATCGCGTACTCCGCCATCAAGAAGAAAGAGGCGGATGTCCGCCGCGGTTGGAACCTGGTCCCCGTCGTCGTGGCGGCTCAGGATGTCCCCGAGGGTACGGTCATCACCTTCGAGATGATCTCCCAGCGCTCGGTCCCCGAGCAGTTCGTCACCTCGTCGGTGGTCCGTCCGGACTCCGCGTCGTACGTGGTGAACCAGAAGGTGCTGGTGGCCCTGCAGGCGGGTGACCCGCTGCTGTGGAGCCAGTTCGAGACGACCAAGGCCGCCGAGCGCCTGTCCTCGAAGGTGCAGAAGAAGATGCGCGCGATGACCATCGAGGCGAAGAACACCACCTCCGTCGGTGGCTGGATTCGCCCGAACGACCACGTGGACATCATCGGCACGTTCCGCGACCCGCAGACGGACGAGAACGTCGGCGTGACGCTGCTGCAGAACATCATCGTGGTGGCGACCGGCAAGATCACCGGCACCACCAACGTGAACCTCATCCCGGAAGGCCAGCGCGACTACAACAACGTGTCGCTGATGGTGCTGCCGGAAGAGGCGGAGATCCTCGTGCTCGCCGCGGAGCTCGGCGCGCTGACGCTGTCCTTGCGCAACGAGGACGACGTGGACCTCATCGAGGAGCGCGGCCGCGCGACCATCAGCACGCTGTTGTCGGGTGAGCGCACCCGCGTGCTGGAGGCCAAGCGCCGGGAGATCATCCAGATCATCAAGGGCAGTGGCGACAAGGCCGCGGCCGCGGGCGCCCAGTAG
- a CDS encoding RNA polymerase sigma factor — MGPETSDERLMLAFQAGDARAFEALVRRHRTPVFNFILRFVGQRARAEDVLQETWLKVVRSAGEYQAKARFTTWVYTIARNLCVDSARKESYRQAASLEAPVNGADGEDGRALADALPDGGASPERGAHNARLRPLLERALAALPEEQREVFILREYSGIPFKDIADVTGVSENTVKSRMRYALDGLRRRLAELGVDGDLVEDGRTVVG; from the coding sequence TTGGGACCGGAGACCTCAGACGAGCGCCTGATGCTCGCCTTCCAGGCGGGGGACGCTCGTGCGTTCGAGGCGTTGGTGCGAAGGCATCGGACACCGGTGTTCAACTTCATCCTGCGCTTCGTCGGGCAACGCGCGCGGGCGGAGGACGTGCTGCAGGAGACGTGGCTGAAGGTCGTACGCAGCGCCGGCGAGTATCAGGCGAAGGCCCGATTCACCACCTGGGTCTACACCATCGCGAGGAACCTCTGTGTGGACAGCGCGCGCAAAGAAAGCTACCGCCAGGCCGCGTCCCTGGAGGCACCGGTGAATGGTGCGGACGGCGAGGACGGCCGGGCGCTCGCGGACGCGCTGCCGGACGGTGGCGCCAGTCCCGAGCGCGGTGCGCACAACGCGCGGCTGCGGCCCCTGTTGGAGCGCGCGCTGGCGGCGCTGCCGGAAGAGCAGCGCGAGGTGTTCATCCTGCGTGAGTACAGCGGCATCCCGTTCAAGGACATCGCCGACGTGACGGGCGTCTCGGAGAACACGGTGAAGAGCCGGATGCGCTACGCGCTGGACGGCCTGCGTCGCCGGTTGGCCGAGCTGGGCGTGGATGGCGACCTCGTCGAGGATGGAAGGACGGTGGTGGGATGA